Within Microbacterium proteolyticum, the genomic segment GGGCTCGTCGATGCTGGCGGGCGCGACGGCGATCGTCCACTCGACGTCGCCGACGGCCATGAGGGTCTGGGTGGTCTCGAGGTGCCGCGTGACCCGGACGAATTCGGGCTTCTTGTCGTCGAGCGACATCAGGTAGAAGCGCGGGATGCCGCCGGACACGTCGAGCACGGCCTCTTCCGCCGTGAAGGGTGTGCCGTCTGCCATGGGGGTCAGAACGACACCGAAGGGGGCGAACGCCTCGGCGGTGACGGTCGCGGCGGTGAGGGGGTGGGTGGGGAGCGGCTCGGTCATGCCCCGAAGATACGCCTGTCAGACAAGCCCTGCGACAACTTGTCTGACACGTTCACGACCTCGTTACGACCCCGAAACGCCCCGATCGTGGCGGACGCGCCGGATGAGGGCGTTCCGCAGCCCCGCGGGGGCGGACACCTGCACCTCGCGCGACCAATACCCGACGTCGTCGCCCGTCCCGTATCCGCAGTAGGTCATCTCGACGACCGGGACCCCCGGCGTCGTCGCCAGCAGCGCCGCCCGCTCGGTATCCAGGCTCACCGCGTCGACCCACAGGGTCTCCCACGCGACTCGGATGCCGTTCGCCTCCTCCGCCAGGTCGAACACCGGCCGTCGCGGGTCGAGGTCGACGACGTGGGCGAGGGGGACGAGGTCTTCCGCCAGCGCGTACGGCGTGCCGTCGACGCTCCACACCTTCACGGTGCGGAACACCCGTGTGCCGTCGGGTAGATCGTCGAACCGTTCGGGGTCGCCCGCGGCGAGAACCCGGACCCCGGATACCGCGACCTCGAGCCGCGGCTCGTATCCGGCCGCACGGATCGACAGGGAGTGGTCGAACTGCTCGTCGATCCGGCGCCCGACGTCGGGCAGCCGGCGGTTGGGTGTCGTGCGCGTCCCCTGCGTCCGGTGCACGTACCCGCGCTCCTCGAGCCGCACGAGTGCTTCGCGGACCGAGGCCCTGCTCGCCCCCGTGAGCTCCGCGAGCCGCGGCTCGGACGGCAACGTCTCGAGATCGCCGCTCCAGAGCGCGAGGATCCGGTCGATGACGGCATCCTGGTCTGTCGCGCGCATGGGCCCCTCGTTCGGTGCGAGCTCCCCGGTCACTCGTCCGGACGCTGCAGCAACGCGACGGCATCCTCTCGGCTCGACACCCCCAGCTTGCCGTAGATCGACCGGACCTGTGACTTCACGGTGTTCACCGACACGTTCCGCGCCCGCGCGATGTCGGGGATGCCGAGGCTCGAGGTGAGGAGGTACGCGAGCTCCCGCTCGGTGGTGGTCAGCGCCGCGAAAGCTCCCGAGCCCTTGGATCGCGCGGCGATCGCGGGCAGCAGCTCCCGCATCAACGTGACCGTGGGGACGAGGTCGGGGTTGTGCTCGATCACGAGGTCGAGCAGACGCTCCGTGTCGGCGAACGGGATCATCAGGAACGGGGTGACCGACCCGCCCGTCCGCTCGATGAGCCGCACGACCGACTCCATGCTCTGCACCGCCCGCTTCTCGCTGCCCAGCCGCAGGAATGCGACGGCTCGGCGCGTGAGCAGCGGAGTCAGTGTCCGCAGGCAGTGTTCGTCGAGCAGGGCGACGCACGCGTTCGTGCTGTCGATGACGTCGCGCTCGCGACCGACGTGCAGCATGATCCCGGCCCGCTGCATGGGGAAGCACACGGCATGCCCGGAGTGCGTGACCGCGGTCGAGAGGGTGTTCAGCGCCTCGTCGAACTCGCCCTGCGCGGCGAGCATGTCGGCGTGCAAGCCCAGGAGGAGGTCGCGCACGATGCGGAAACTCCGGGCGCGTCCCGAGCCGAGAAGGAGCTGGCGGCTCGCGGCCAGACCGGCTGTGAGGTTTCGCTCGATGAGCATGATCGTCACGCGGATCATTCCGACGCTGAACGCCCAGTACGGATCGTCGGGTTGGGCCGTCTCCAACTCGTCGGCGATCTCGCGCATGTGATCCATGTCGGCGTTGGTCACGGTGAGGAGTCCATCGCCCAGGAGCAGGCAGTGCGAGACGTCGGAGATCGCCCACCCCTGATCGGCGAACAGCCGGCGCGCCTCGCGGACCGTGCGCGCGGCGCCGGGGTACTCCGCGTTCAGCCCGAGGCTCAGCGCCTGGACGCTCAACGCGCGGTAGCGCTGCGCCGGTGTCTCGGCGAAGAGCAGAGCCTCGGCGGCGTAGTGCCCGCCGATCTGCGGCCATCCGACCGCGGCACAGTACTCCGCGACGCCCGCGTAGAGCGCGGAGCGGGCCGGACCCGACAGTGCGGCGGGACGCGTGAGACGTCCGCTGTCGAAGTAGCGTGACACGAGTTCGATGCCGTCGCCGAGCGCGTCATGACGCGCGCGTGCCACCAGCATCGCGGTGAGGACCATCGCCCGGGTGTCGGTCCAGATCAGGGGGGTCGCGCCCGGCTCGGCTTCCGCCAGGAGCGCGAGGTGGCGCTGGAGCGGTTGCCCGTGCCCGGGTTCCAGGCGCGCGAACGTGTGGGCCGCGGCCGCGCGGAGCGCGGCGCTCGGGCCGATGGGACCATCGGAATCGCTCATGTGACCTCCGTGACACGAACGCGACCGCCTGCGTGCGCGCATCGGTGCGCCCCACGGTCGCGTCATGGATAGACAGGCACCCAGGACGGGCGGTCGGACACGGATTCGGGTTCGCGAGCGGCCGCTGGAACCGCCAGCCCCCGGGGAGCGGTCCCATTCATGAGGATAGGACAAATGTCCGCCTTCCGCCCGGGGAGGGGCGGAGAAGCGGATGAACCGCGGCCGAGCGGCGCGGGGGAGGAGGGGTGGCCTGCGGCGAGCTCACGGGAGAGCCTGCTCGGTGACGGGTCGCTGGTCTCCGCGGGCCCGGGCGCCTCGCAGGCCCCTCAGTCGGGGCGGGACTCCAGCACCCGCAGGGCCTCTTCGCGTCGGGAGACGCCGAGCTTGCCGTAGATCGAGCGCATCTGCGACTTCACGGTGTTCACCGAGACCCCGCGAGCCCGGGCGATCTCGGCCGCCGACCGGGTCGTGCGCAACAGGTGCGCGAGTTCCCGTTCGGTCGGTGTCAGCGGCGTCAGGGCCGGGGACAGGGCCTGACGGGCGGCGAGGGCAGGGAGGGCGGAACGCAGCCGGTCGATGGTCTCGCCCAGATCGTCGCGGACTCCGGCCACGAGGTCGAGAAGTCGGGCCGCGTCCGCGCTCGGGATCATCAGGAACGGCATGAGCGATCCGCCGGTCTGGGCGATGAGCACCACGGCGGATTCCATGCTCTGCGTCGCGCGCTGGTCGTTGCCCAGTCGCAGGAACGCCACCGCGCGGCGCGTGAGCAGCGGGGTGAGCGTGCGCAGGCAGTGCTCGTCGTGGAGGGCGACGCACGCGTTCGTCGACTCGATCACCTCGCGTTCGCGACCGGTGAGCAGCAGCGTCGCGGCGCGCTGCATCGGGAAGCACACGGCGTGACCGGGATGCGTGACGCCGGTGGACAGAACCGCGAGGGCTTCGTCGAACTCGCCGTGGAGGGCGAGCATGTCGGCGTGCATCCCGAGGAGGAGGTCGCGCTGGAGGCGGGGGCTGCGGGCGCGATCGGAGGCGTGCAGCAGACGTCGGCTCTCGGCCAGGCCGGACGCGAGATCGCGGTCGAAGAAGTGCGCGGCGACACGCATCACCGCTGCACCGAAGTTCCAGTACGGCTGGTCCGACGGTGTGCGCTGCAAGCCGTCGGCGAGCTGGCGGAGGCGCTCGGCGTCGGCGCGGGTGAGGGCGAGCATCGCTTCGCCGAGGAAGAGACAGTGCGAGACGTCGTCGTCGTGCCAGTCGTGCGCAGCGAACAGGGCGTGCGCCTCCCGGACGGCGTCGGCGGCCGAGACGTATTCCGCGTTGAGGGCGAGAGCGAGGGCGCGGACGCTGTGCGCGCGGTATCGTTGCGCATCGGTGTCGGCGAACTCCCGGGCCTCCGCGGCGTACCGCGCCGCGATCTGCGGCCAGCCGACCGCGGAGCAATACTCGCTGGCGCTCGCGTACAGACGCGAGCGGGCCGTGGCCGACAGGGAGGCCGGCCGCGTCAGACGTCCGTCGACGAAGTAGCGGTGGATCAGGTCCAGGCCGTCGCCGAGGGCGTCCCGCCGGGCGCGTGCGGCGAGGACGCTCGAGAGCACGCCGGCGCGGGCGTCGGTCCACGTCGCCGGTGCCGGCCCGGGGTCCACCTCCGCGAGCAGGGTCAGATGCCGCCCGATCGGCTGACCGTGTCCGGGTTCCAGTCGCAGCAGCGTCTGGACGGATGCCGCGCGCAAGAGGTCCCCGCCCACGGGTGCTTCCTCTGCCACGACGATCCCCCTCCGCCCGCGCACGCGTCGACGTGCACCGGACTCCCCGTCCGTCGGTGCGGGTGAGCATCGGCGATCGCTGCGGTACGACGCGCAACGAATGGTGCGGATCGGGCGATGTCGGGTTCGCCGCGACCATGCCGCCGGGCCCTCCGACCGTCGGTAGGAAGAACGATAGTCAGTCGGCCGGCATCGCGCACGATCCGGAGGTGGGACGGCGGGAACCCGCGAGGGGTGTTACGCCGTCGCGGCGACGACGGCCGAGATGGCCGAGGTGAAGAAACCGAGCCCGTCGACGCCGGATCGCATCGCGACGGAGGTGCCCGGGCCGAAGCCGGGCTCGACGGCGTGCTCGGGGTGCGGCATCAGACCGACCACGTTGCCGCGCTCGTTCGTAAGGCCGGCGATGTCGTCGAGCGAACCGTTCGGGTTGACGCCCAGGTACCGGAACGCGACGAGGCCCTCGCCGTTGACGCGGGCCAGGGTCTCGGCATCCGCGATGTATCCGCCGTCGGCGTTCTTCAGCGGGATGACGATCTCGTCGCCCTCGTCGAACGCACTGGTCCAGGCGGTCGATGCGTTCTCGACGCGCAGGCGCTGGTCGCGGCGGATGAACTGCTGGTGCGCGTTGCGGATCAGCCCGCCGGGGAGCAGGTGCGCCTCGACCAGCATCTGGAAACCGTTGCAGATGCCGAGGATCGGCATGCCCTTGGCCGCGGCATCCTTCACCTCGGCCATGATCGGCGCGAACGCGGCGATCGCGCCGGCGCGGAGGTAGTCGCCGTAGCTGAAGCCGCCGGGCAGGACGAGGGCGTCGACGCCCCGGAGGTCGTGCTCGCCGTGCCACAGCGCGACCGGCTCGGCACCCGCGAGGCGGATGGCACGCTGCGCGTCGCGATCGTCGAGGGAGCCGGGGAAGGTGATGACCCCGATGCGCGTCGTCACTCGACGACCTCGATGTTCACCACGTCCTCGATCACGGCGTTCGAGAGCATCTCGTCGGCGAGTTCGCGGGCGCGGGCCAGCGTGGCCTCGTCGACCTCGCCCTCGACGGTCAGCTCGAAGCGCTTGCCGATCCGCACGTCGGAGAAGCGGTTCTCGCCCAGTCGCGACAGGGCGCCGGCGACGGCCTTCCCCTGCGGGTCGAGAAGCTCGGCCTTGGGCATGACGTCGACGACGATGGTGGGCATTCCAGCTCCAGGTGTCGGAAGGGCAGTGGATGCCAGTCTACGGGGCCGTCCCGTGCCGCCGCCGACACCGGCTTGCGCCGTCGAGACAAGGGCTTGCGCATCACGGCGGTTCGTGGGAGCGCTCTCTTGACACTTTGGGAGCGATCCCATAACGTCGTGCGGGATCGGTGAGAGCGCTCCCACGGTTCAGTGGTCGAGGGAGCGCCGCGCACAGGAGCACACCGATTCACCCACCACGAAGGAGTGTTCTGTGAAATCACGTGCCCTGCGTCGTGCCGCCCTCGTCGCGGCCGTCGCCTCCACCTCCGCCCTCGTGCTCGCCGGTTGCTCCGGTGGCGGGGGCACCGCATCGGCCGACGGCGAGGTCACCCTCACCGTCGCCACGTTCAACGACTTCGGCTACACCGACGCGCTCCTGCAGGAGTACATGGACGCGCACCCGAACGTGAAGATCGTCCACAACAAGGCCGCGACCAGCAACGAGGCCCGCGAGAACTACTTCCAGAAGCTCGGCAAGACCGGCCTCGCCGACATCGAGGCGATCGAGGTCGACTGGCTGCCCGAGGTCATGCAGTACGCCGACCTCCTCGCCCCGGTCCCCGACGACCTGAAGAGCCGCTGGCTCGACTACAAGGTGACGGCCGCGACGAGCCCCGAAGGCAACCTCATCGGCTACGGCACCGACATCGGACCCGAAGGCGTCTGCTACCGCTCCGACCTGTTCGCCGCGGCCGGTCTGCCCACTGATCGCGCCGAGGTCGCCAAGCTCCTCGAGGGCGACTGGTCCACGTATTTCGCCCTGGGTGACAAGTACGTCGCCGCGACCGGCAAGGCGTTCTTCGACTCCGCCGGCGGCACGTACCAGGGCGCCATCAACCAGGTCGAGGCCGCGTACGAGAACCCCGACAGCGGCGAGATCACCGCGACCCAGAACCCCGAGGTCAAGAAGATCTACGACGAGGTCCTCGCGGCCAGCGCCACACAGTCGGCGCACCTCGGCCAGTGGTCCGACGACTGGTTCGCGGGTCTGTCCAACGGCGCGTTCGCCACGATGCTCTGCCCCGGCTGGATGCTTGGCGTCATCTCGGGCAACGCCCCCGACGTCACGGGCTGGGACATCGCCAACGTCTTCCCCGGTGGCGCCGGCAACTGGGGCGGCTCGTACCTCACCGTCCCCGCCAACGGCAAGAACGTCGAGGCCGCGCAGGAGCTGGCCGACTGGCTGACGAGCCCCGAGACGCAGGTCAAGGCGTTCGAGAGCGCGGGGACCTTCCCCAGCCAGACGGACGCGCTGAAGGCCGAATCGCTGCTCGGCAACACCAACGAGTACTTCAACAACGCACCCGTCGGGGAGATCCTGTCCGAGCGCGCGCAGGCCGTGAAGGTCTCGCCGTACAAGGGGAAGTTCTACTTCCAGATCAACGACGCCATGCAGAAGGCGCTGACCCGTGTCGAGGACGGCACGCAGAGCGCGACCGACTCCTGGAAGCAGTGGGCGGCAGAGGTCGACGCCCTGTCCTGACCCCGCGAACGGATGCCAGGGGCCGCGGCTTCGCGCCCCTGGCATCCGTCGCCCATCCCCTTCTCGCGTGAGGGGTCAAGAACTGTCGCTTGCGCTCGTCGCAGGCGACAGATTCTGACCCCTCACGCGTCAGAAACGGAGCACACACCGTGACCAGCACACTCGAACGACCCACGGGGGCCGCGGCGCCGAAGGCGCGCGAGCCCCGGCGGGTGGGCTTCAGCAAGCGCCGCAGCGCGTGGGATCTGAAGCTCTCGCCCTACCTCTACATCTCGCCGTTCTTCGTCCTGTTCGCGGTCACCGGGCTCTTCCCGATCGCGTACACCGCCGTGATCTCGTTCATGGACTGGGACCTGGTGCGCAACTCGGGCCAGTTCATCGGGTTCGACCAGTACGTGTGGGTGCTCAGCCAGCCGAAGTTCTGGATCGCGCTGCGCAACACGTTCAGCATCTTCCTTCTCTCGAGCGTGCCGCAGCTGATCCTTGCGATCTTCATCGCCGCGATGCTCGACCAGAACATCCGCGCCAAGACCTTCTGGCGCATGAGCGTCCTCATCCCCTACGTCATGGCCCCCGTGGCCGTGGCCCTCATCTTCAGCAACATGTTCGGCGACCAGTACGGCGTCGTGAACACCACGCTGCAGAACCTCGGTCTGCCCGCGGTGCCGTGGCACTCCGACGCCTTCGCCAGCCACATCGCCATCGCGACGATGGTGAACTTCCGCTGGACCGGGTACAACACCCTGATCCTCCTGGCCGCGATGCAGGCCGTGCCCCGCGAGTACTACGAGGCCGCGACCGTCGACGGCGCGGGCAAGGTCCGGCAGTTCTTCTCGATCACGCTGCCGAGCCTCAAGCCGACGCTCATCTTCGTCATCATCACCTCGACCATCGGCGGCCTGCAGATCTTCGACGAGCCGCGCATGTACGACCAGTACGGCACCGGCGGCGCCGACAACCAGTGGCTGACCGTCACGCTGTGGCTCTACAACGTCGGCTGGGGCGAGTGGAACTTCGGACGCGCGGCGGCGCTCGCGTGGATCCTGTTCCTCATCATCCTCGCGATCGGCGTCGTCAATCTGTTCATCACGCGCTCGCTCGTGCGCGACGAGGGCCGGCGCGACACGCGGTCCCGCCGCGAGTTGCGCGCCCAGGCGCGCGCGGCGAAGAAGCAGCTCCAGCGAGAGGAGGCGGCCCGATGACCGCCGTCAACGCCGTCCCGGTCGCCGTCGTCGACCCCGACCTGCCCACGAAGCCGCGTCGTCCCCGTGCGGTGCGCGGCTCGCGCCCCGGCTGGTTCGTGTACACCGCCCTCGGCGCGGTGCTGCTCGCGAGCGTGTTCCCCTTCTACTGGTCGCTGCTGATCGGGTCGGGCGATTCGTCGACCATCCGCGACGCGAACCGGTCGTGGATCCCCGGGGGCAACTTCTTCGCCAATGCCGCGTCCGTCATGGGCGATCCCGCGGTCAACTTCTGGCCGGCGCTGGTGAACTCCATCATCAGCTCGGGGCTGATCGCGGCATCCGTCGTCTTCTTCTCCACCCTCGCGGGGTGGGCGTTCGCGAAGCTGAAGTTCCGCGGGGGGCCGTGGCTCCTCGTATTCGTCGTCGCGACGATGGCCGTGCCGACGCAGCTGGGCGTCGTGCCGCTGTACATCCTGTTCAGCGAGCTCGGGTGGACCGGGCAGCTCGGCGCGATCATCATTCCGGCGCTGACCAGCGCATTCGGCGTGTTCTGGATGACGCAGTACCTGCGTCAGGCGGTGCCGGACGAGCTGATCGAGGCGGCGCGCGTCGACGGTGCCAGCTCGTTCCGCACGTTCCTGACCGTGGGCGTCCCGGCGGCTCGACCCGCCGCGGCGATGCTCGCGCTGTTCACGTTCGTGAGCGCGTGGAACAACTTCTTCTGGCCGTTCATCGTGCTCGACCGCCAGAACCCGACGCTGCCGGTGGCGCTCTCGCTCCTGCAGTCCAACTACTTCGTCGACTACTCCATCGTGCTCGCGGGCGTGCTGCTGTCGACGATCCCGCTGCTGCTGCTGTTCGTCTTCGCGGGCAAGCAGCTGGTCAGTGGCATCATGCAAGGGGCGGTCAAGGGATGACGCTTGCGCCCACGGAAGGAACCCGATCCATGTCCCACACCCGAGCCTTTCCCGAGGGCTTCCTCTTCGGCGCGGCGACCGCCGCGTACCAGATCGAGGGGGCCGCGTTCGAGGACGGGCGCACGGCCTCCATCTGGGACGCCTTCAGCCGGGTTCCCGACGCGGTGATCAACGCCGACAACGGCGATGTCGCGTGCGACCACTACCACCGCTACGCCGACGACGTGCAGGTCATGAAGAGCCTCGGCCTCCAGACCTACCGCTTCTCCACGTCGTGGTCGCGCGTGCGTCCCGACGGCGGCGCGCTCAACCCGAGGGGCGTCGACTTCTACAAGCGTCTCGTCGACGAGCTCCTGGATGCCGGCATCCTCCCGT encodes:
- a CDS encoding carbohydrate ABC transporter permease; this encodes MTSTLERPTGAAAPKAREPRRVGFSKRRSAWDLKLSPYLYISPFFVLFAVTGLFPIAYTAVISFMDWDLVRNSGQFIGFDQYVWVLSQPKFWIALRNTFSIFLLSSVPQLILAIFIAAMLDQNIRAKTFWRMSVLIPYVMAPVAVALIFSNMFGDQYGVVNTTLQNLGLPAVPWHSDAFASHIAIATMVNFRWTGYNTLILLAAMQAVPREYYEAATVDGAGKVRQFFSITLPSLKPTLIFVIITSTIGGLQIFDEPRMYDQYGTGGADNQWLTVTLWLYNVGWGEWNFGRAAALAWILFLIILAIGVVNLFITRSLVRDEGRRDTRSRRELRAQARAAKKQLQREEAAR
- a CDS encoding helix-turn-helix transcriptional regulator; the protein is MGGDLLRAASVQTLLRLEPGHGQPIGRHLTLLAEVDPGPAPATWTDARAGVLSSVLAARARRDALGDGLDLIHRYFVDGRLTRPASLSATARSRLYASASEYCSAVGWPQIAARYAAEAREFADTDAQRYRAHSVRALALALNAEYVSAADAVREAHALFAAHDWHDDDVSHCLFLGEAMLALTRADAERLRQLADGLQRTPSDQPYWNFGAAVMRVAAHFFDRDLASGLAESRRLLHASDRARSPRLQRDLLLGMHADMLALHGEFDEALAVLSTGVTHPGHAVCFPMQRAATLLLTGREREVIESTNACVALHDEHCLRTLTPLLTRRAVAFLRLGNDQRATQSMESAVVLIAQTGGSLMPFLMIPSADAARLLDLVAGVRDDLGETIDRLRSALPALAARQALSPALTPLTPTERELAHLLRTTRSAAEIARARGVSVNTVKSQMRSIYGKLGVSRREEALRVLESRPD
- the purS gene encoding phosphoribosylformylglycinamidine synthase subunit PurS codes for the protein MPTIVVDVMPKAELLDPQGKAVAGALSRLGENRFSDVRIGKRFELTVEGEVDEATLARARELADEMLSNAVIEDVVNIEVVE
- the purQ gene encoding phosphoribosylformylglycinamidine synthase subunit PurQ produces the protein MTTRIGVITFPGSLDDRDAQRAIRLAGAEPVALWHGEHDLRGVDALVLPGGFSYGDYLRAGAIAAFAPIMAEVKDAAAKGMPILGICNGFQMLVEAHLLPGGLIRNAHQQFIRRDQRLRVENASTAWTSAFDEGDEIVIPLKNADGGYIADAETLARVNGEGLVAFRYLGVNPNGSLDDIAGLTNERGNVVGLMPHPEHAVEPGFGPGTSVAMRSGVDGLGFFTSAISAVVAATA
- a CDS encoding ureidoglycolate lyase; translated protein: MTEPLPTHPLTAATVTAEAFAPFGVVLTPMADGTPFTAEEAVLDVSGGIPRFYLMSLDDKKPEFVRVTRHLETTQTLMAVGDVEWTIAVAPASIDEPTLDDLRAFRIPARTAITMLKGTWHAGPFFAEPSMDFVNLELDDTNVTDHHNFRLDDTYGVRVVVE
- a CDS encoding response regulator transcription factor, giving the protein MSDSDGPIGPSAALRAAAAHTFARLEPGHGQPLQRHLALLAEAEPGATPLIWTDTRAMVLTAMLVARARHDALGDGIELVSRYFDSGRLTRPAALSGPARSALYAGVAEYCAAVGWPQIGGHYAAEALLFAETPAQRYRALSVQALSLGLNAEYPGAARTVREARRLFADQGWAISDVSHCLLLGDGLLTVTNADMDHMREIADELETAQPDDPYWAFSVGMIRVTIMLIERNLTAGLAASRQLLLGSGRARSFRIVRDLLLGLHADMLAAQGEFDEALNTLSTAVTHSGHAVCFPMQRAGIMLHVGRERDVIDSTNACVALLDEHCLRTLTPLLTRRAVAFLRLGSEKRAVQSMESVVRLIERTGGSVTPFLMIPFADTERLLDLVIEHNPDLVPTVTLMRELLPAIAARSKGSGAFAALTTTERELAYLLTSSLGIPDIARARNVSVNTVKSQVRSIYGKLGVSSREDAVALLQRPDE
- a CDS encoding GntR family transcriptional regulator, which codes for MRATDQDAVIDRILALWSGDLETLPSEPRLAELTGASRASVREALVRLEERGYVHRTQGTRTTPNRRLPDVGRRIDEQFDHSLSIRAAGYEPRLEVAVSGVRVLAAGDPERFDDLPDGTRVFRTVKVWSVDGTPYALAEDLVPLAHVVDLDPRRPVFDLAEEANGIRVAWETLWVDAVSLDTERAALLATTPGVPVVEMTYCGYGTGDDVGYWSREVQVSAPAGLRNALIRRVRHDRGVSGS
- a CDS encoding carbohydrate ABC transporter permease; translation: MTAVNAVPVAVVDPDLPTKPRRPRAVRGSRPGWFVYTALGAVLLASVFPFYWSLLIGSGDSSTIRDANRSWIPGGNFFANAASVMGDPAVNFWPALVNSIISSGLIAASVVFFSTLAGWAFAKLKFRGGPWLLVFVVATMAVPTQLGVVPLYILFSELGWTGQLGAIIIPALTSAFGVFWMTQYLRQAVPDELIEAARVDGASSFRTFLTVGVPAARPAAAMLALFTFVSAWNNFFWPFIVLDRQNPTLPVALSLLQSNYFVDYSIVLAGVLLSTIPLLLLFVFAGKQLVSGIMQGAVKG
- a CDS encoding ABC transporter substrate-binding protein; the encoded protein is MKSRALRRAALVAAVASTSALVLAGCSGGGGTASADGEVTLTVATFNDFGYTDALLQEYMDAHPNVKIVHNKAATSNEARENYFQKLGKTGLADIEAIEVDWLPEVMQYADLLAPVPDDLKSRWLDYKVTAATSPEGNLIGYGTDIGPEGVCYRSDLFAAAGLPTDRAEVAKLLEGDWSTYFALGDKYVAATGKAFFDSAGGTYQGAINQVEAAYENPDSGEITATQNPEVKKIYDEVLAASATQSAHLGQWSDDWFAGLSNGAFATMLCPGWMLGVISGNAPDVTGWDIANVFPGGAGNWGGSYLTVPANGKNVEAAQELADWLTSPETQVKAFESAGTFPSQTDALKAESLLGNTNEYFNNAPVGEILSERAQAVKVSPYKGKFYFQINDAMQKALTRVEDGTQSATDSWKQWAAEVDALS